ATCCCCTTTCAGCGCGGTGTAGTGCGCCACGCTCCAGGCGTTGGGCAGCGTGGACAGCTGTTCCGCCATCCAGATGCCCGGCTGGGCGGCGACGAGAGGAAGACGGTTCATGCGATCTCCCCCGCAAAATGAGACGGTTCAAGCGTTTGCCAGTGCCCGGCCAGCCACTGCTGGCACGCCTCCAGAGACTGCGCTTCGCACACCGCGCGCCAGCCTGCCGGTAGCCCGCACTGCTGCGGCCACAGGCTGTACTGCCCCCGGTCGTTTTGCAAAATGGCAAACTGTCCCTGCGGATTATCGAAAGGATTGCTGAATTCCATACAGACTCCGTTAGTGAATGAACGGCTGCCAGAGGGTCATCAGCCCCTGCGTCAGCCCACCGCGCCAGCACAGCGCGTCGTGTCCGCCGTCAACCTGACGCCAGTAAACCTGCTGCGCGTGCAGTTCGGCGTAAATCGCCT
This is a stretch of genomic DNA from Oceanidesulfovibrio indonesiensis. It encodes these proteins:
- a CDS encoding MbtH family protein; protein product: MEFSNPFDNPQGQFAILQNDRGQYSLWPQQCGLPAGWRAVCEAQSLEACQQWLAGHWQTLEPSHFAGEIA